The Haloarcula rubripromontorii region GCTCACGCTCCCAGCGGGGCACCTCGTCCCGGAGCGTGTCGAACGCGGCCTCGGCGTCGACTGGCTCCGAGCCGAGCGCGCCGAGGAGGGCGTCGACGCCGAAGACGGAGTCCTCGAACGCGCTCGCGAGGGCCGCCCGGTCGGGGTCGGTCTGCGTCCGGTAGTAGCCCCGCTCGCTCTCGGCGACCAGCCCCAGCGCCTGCAGGAACACGAGGTACTTCTGTGCTGTTTCGCGGGCCGTCACGTCGGTCGCCGTCTGAATCGCGCGACAGCAGTCCGCCTCGCTGTCGGGGACCAGCGGAATCGCCTCGCGGGCGGTCCGGAGAAACGAGAGCGAGCGGGGCGGCGGCGCGACCTTGTAGCGCACGGTCAGAGGCCGAAGCTCTCGGCTAACACGCGCTTGCTCGTCTCTCCGACGACGTGCGTGTCGCCGCCGACAACATCGATGGTGACGGCGGCCGGGCCGAACAGTTCGACGGGAAGCTCCGCGAAGTCCCAGTCCACATCCTCGAAAACACCCTCTAGTGGTTCGCCGTACTCTCTGGCGGCGACGGAGGGGACCTCGTCGAAGCGGTCGAAGGACTCGTCGACGGTGAGGTGGACCTCGCTGCCGTAGGCGAGCGCGTCAGTCGTCCGGGCCATCGCGGTCGCCTCGTCGCCGGCGACGGGCGCGACCGGCGCGCGGCCGGTGGCCGACAGCACCGACACCGGGTCGAAGCCGAGTTCGGCCAGCCGGAAGACGGCCAGTTCGGCGGCACGGGCCGCGGCGACGACGCTCCCGGTGACACTCGCCGTCGCGAACGACGGCAGGAACACGCCCGTCTCGGGGACGCCGGTGCGCTCGGCAACCTGGCTTGCAACATCCTCATCTGGAAGTTTGTCGGTCTCAAGGGCCAGTACAGCGAAGTCAGCGTCCTCTCGGTAGCCGATGCGCTGGAAGGCCTCTTCCTCGGCCACCAGCGCGCGTGCCGGGCCGCTCCCGAGCGCCTCGAAGTCGTCGACGGCCAGTTCCCAGCCGCCCTTCTGTGAGCACAGCAGGGCCAGCGCCGGGTGGTCCGTCGACAGTTCGACGTGGTTCAACGGTGCGCCGCCGACGGTGTCCATCGTGGACTGAACCGTCGCCAGCCCGGCCGTCTGGATTTCCGCCAGCAGCATGCCGGCCTCGACAGCGCCGGGGACCTCGACACCGAAATCCAGCACCGCGGCGTCGCCCTCCAGCGCGTGTACGTCTATCGTGAGTTCGTCCGCGAAGTCGATGGCCTCGTCGACGAGTTCTGTGGCCATTCGATTGAGACTATCCATACGCCGTCTTTGGCACCCTTCCCTTTAATCTCCGCCTTCGGCCGCGTCGCTTCTGGCCGCCCGACCGAGATGCGCTTCGACGGCGTCGACCTTGTCTTGTGCCTGCTGGTCGACGGTCCGCTTGTCGTCGATTTTCAGGAACGTGCTCACGCGGTCAGTCTGCTCCCCGACAGCCTCGTGAGCGGCGTGGGTGGCCGCGAACAGTTCCTCGCTGTCCTCCGCTTCGATTATCGTCCCCATCGGCGTCGTCTCGTACTCGACGTCGAACGCCTCCAGCGCTGCGACGGCGTCGGCGACGTACGACGACATGCTGTCTTCGATGACCGGTGCGACCGAGAGAAACCCTATGCAAGTCACATCGGTTCACACGCGCGCCTGCGACCTAACCGCTGTGGTGTTGAGAACTGAAGACGCCGCCGTCAGAAGCGCTTACTCGGTGTCTTCGACCGGTGCACCGCGCGCGTTCGTCTTCACGCTCTGGAGACCCTGTTTCGCCTTCTGCTTGGAGGCGTAGCCCTGCCCGCAGTCGGCGATTATCTCACCGTTGTCGTGGCGGAGCCGCCAGCGGGCCTTGTCCTCGCTGTCTTTGAACAGTTCGAACGTCGCCTTGCTTCCCCCCTCGTCGGGAGCCGTCTCGTCTCTCGTCTGGTCGACGACGTACGCGCCGGGGGCGTTGTTCTTGACGCTCTCGAGCCCTTGCTTTGCCTTCTGCTTGGAGGCGTACCCCTCGCCGCTGTCGGCGATGATGTTCCCGTTGTCGTGGACGAGTCGCCAGCGGTACTGCTCGCCGCGGTCCTCATACACCTCGAACGTGGCCTTGCTCGCGACGACTTCGGTCTCAACTGCCCCCTCTTCTTCCTCCCACTCCATCTCGATTTCGAGGGTAACGGTGCCGTCCTCGCGCTCGACCCCGACCTCGAAGTCAGATTCGGCCGGCGGGGCGACCGTCACAGTCTGTTCCTCGTCGGCCGGCACGGGCTCGCCGCGGCTGAGTCTGTTGGCCAATCGTCGGAAGTACGACGCGATTCCTCTGCGACTACGCGTTTCCTGTGACTCGTGGACTGTCTCGTCTGTCATGCGCTCTCACTGTCGATGGGGTAACAAATAATGGTATTCCCCAGTGGCGAGTGGCGCTACGATCGCGCAAAGTACCCGACAGCGGTAGATGAAACACTCGCTTGCGGATGTCGGATCGGAGAATGCGCTGGCTGGGAGTGAGCAATCGCGGATCGATTGCGACTCACGCCAGACGAAGTCTGTCTGCGTTGGAACCGAACCAGACGGTCGCCCTCACACGCTCCGTTCGTTGCTGGCGCTGCGATTGGCAGGGTCCAAATCCAGTTCGGTTTTCCGACCCACAGATTACGAACACACGCCACGCAATGCTCGATAGAACGGTTCGTCGTAGAAATGCGCTGGCTGGGATTTGAACCCAGGTTGTGACCATGGCAAGGTCACGTGATACCAACTACACTACCAGCGCGCACTTCGTTTGCCCTGACCCTTGCGACCGTCGGCCGCTCGGTACCAGCGCGCAACGCCTCGTTGCAATCAAATCTGGCGAGGGTGAGAGTAAAAAGCCTTCCGTTTTCCGGGGAAAACCATGGGAAGTGAGGGCAATCATCGCCCCGGCTGAGCGCCGGATCGTGTGATGGCGTCACGAGACATGGACTTTCGGAAGCGGCAATCCAGTGAGCCGTTGCATCGGTCTCGAACCGGCATGACGGACCATGTGAACGCAACGCATCGCGAACGCGAAACGGGGGCTTTTTAAGCCCTGGAAAGGGAGATATCGGCACAGTCTAGTGGCGCGACGTGGAAGCGTCACGGCATGACGACCAGCGTACTCGTGCCGTCTTCCCTCGCACGGGAAGCCGAGGACAGACGCGAGGCAACTCGCAAGCTCGGTTACGTGGCCCGCGCGGCCGCGGTCTACCGGGTTGATCGGCTGACAGTGTATCCCGACCCTGACGGGGCGGGCAAGTGGGAAGACGGGTTCGTCGAAACCGTACTGCGGTACGCCGCGACGCCCCCACACCTCCGAAAGGAGATGTGGGGTAAGCGGGACGAACTGGAGTAC contains the following coding sequences:
- the mch gene encoding methenyltetrahydromethanopterin cyclohydrolase, encoding MDSLNRMATELVDEAIDFADELTIDVHALEGDAAVLDFGVEVPGAVEAGMLLAEIQTAGLATVQSTMDTVGGAPLNHVELSTDHPALALLCSQKGGWELAVDDFEALGSGPARALVAEEEAFQRIGYREDADFAVLALETDKLPDEDVASQVAERTGVPETGVFLPSFATASVTGSVVAAARAAELAVFRLAELGFDPVSVLSATGRAPVAPVAGDEATAMARTTDALAYGSEVHLTVDESFDRFDEVPSVAAREYGEPLEGVFEDVDWDFAELPVELFGPAAVTIDVVGGDTHVVGETSKRVLAESFGL
- a CDS encoding MTH1187 family thiamine-binding protein: MTCIGFLSVAPVIEDSMSSYVADAVAALEAFDVEYETTPMGTIIEAEDSEELFAATHAAHEAVGEQTDRVSTFLKIDDKRTVDQQAQDKVDAVEAHLGRAARSDAAEGGD
- a CDS encoding HVO_2922 family protein is translated as MTDETVHESQETRSRRGIASYFRRLANRLSRGEPVPADEEQTVTVAPPAESDFEVGVEREDGTVTLEIEMEWEEEEGAVETEVVASKATFEVYEDRGEQYRWRLVHDNGNIIADSGEGYASKQKAKQGLESVKNNAPGAYVVDQTRDETAPDEGGSKATFELFKDSEDKARWRLRHDNGEIIADCGQGYASKQKAKQGLQSVKTNARGAPVEDTE